Proteins co-encoded in one Bacteroidota bacterium genomic window:
- a CDS encoding XdhC family protein, with amino-acid sequence MKELKLWQFIAEQLEKKITVVFMCVLESEGSSPGRQGFKMAVTYTEIYGSIGGGIMEHKLVELAKEKLVLSQDKALTKKQIHQKSAPGNQSGMICSGEQTIFIYKIQEKDSKHIHNILTTLLQTKNGLLEINSDGICFYEKLIPEQNYRFEKKSEIIWEYEEKLGYKNFLYIIGGGHCSFALSEVMSRLDFFIHVFDERKNLNTMRQNTFANRLEEVKSFDEIEKLIPSGSMNYLVVMTHGYRTDAAVLRKLIAKKFCYLGVLGSKSKIKKLQDELIQDGIPTDLISQLHAPIGLDIKSETPEEIAISISAEIIKIKNAQR; translated from the coding sequence ATGAAAGAATTAAAATTATGGCAGTTTATTGCTGAACAATTGGAGAAAAAAATTACAGTTGTATTTATGTGTGTTCTCGAAAGCGAAGGGAGCAGTCCTGGTAGGCAAGGGTTTAAAATGGCAGTAACTTATACTGAAATTTATGGTTCAATTGGAGGTGGAATAATGGAACATAAATTAGTTGAACTTGCAAAGGAAAAATTAGTACTAAGCCAAGACAAAGCGCTTACTAAAAAACAAATACATCAAAAGTCAGCTCCGGGAAATCAAAGCGGAATGATTTGCAGTGGAGAGCAAACAATTTTTATTTATAAGATTCAAGAAAAAGACAGTAAGCACATTCATAACATCCTTACTACTTTGCTACAAACAAAAAATGGATTGTTAGAAATAAACTCTGATGGAATATGCTTTTACGAAAAATTAATTCCGGAACAGAATTATCGTTTTGAAAAAAAATCGGAAATAATTTGGGAGTATGAAGAAAAGTTAGGTTACAAAAACTTTTTGTACATCATTGGTGGTGGGCATTGCAGTTTTGCTTTAAGCGAAGTAATGAGTCGCTTGGATTTTTTTATTCATGTATTTGATGAACGAAAAAATTTAAATACCATGCGACAAAATACGTTTGCAAATCGATTGGAAGAGGTAAAAAGTTTTGATGAAATAGAAAAGTTGATTCCATCCGGCAGCATGAATTACTTAGTGGTTATGACACATGGGTATCGCACCGATGCTGCTGTATTGAGAAAATTAATTGCCAAGAAATTCTGCTATTTAGGGGTACTAGGAAGCAAATCAAAAATAAAAAAGCTGCAGGATGAATTGATTCAAGATGGAATTCCTACTGACTTAATTTCTCAATTACATGCACCAATAGGTTTAGATATTAAAAGTGAAACACCCGAAGAAATTGCAATTAGTATTTCAGCAGAAATAATAAAAATAAAAAACGCACAACGTTAA
- the allB gene encoding allantoinase AllB: MKSTIFAIKGKNILCPGGFKNGALLISDTKIVDFVEHLPVNFQGEVIDAAEQIVMPGLIDCHVHINEPGRSHWEGFDTACKAAAAGGITSMIEMPLNASPVTTNRKNFEIKLTAAANKLHVNCGFWGGVVPDNEHELNDLLESGVFGLKAFLTHSGIDEFPNTTAAHLRNALRILKKHNKPLLVHCELDEPHLDTKLLEETPNSYQAYLKSRPKSWENKAVQLMIDLCRETQAAVHLVHISSAEALPLIRAAKHEGLPITAETCPQYLCLFAEMIQDGATHFKCAPPIREKQNNEFLWEALKDGTLDFIVTDHSPAPPDMKETNSGNFAKAWGGIAGLQFLLPLVYTAAKERGFTIEQMAKLTSFNVAQFIGMSQTKGKLQSGYDADIVCWDPTKSFTVAQDLIHHRHKICPYEGMKLFGVVQQCWVAGELVFDDGNFLHLEQGKILLKK; this comes from the coding sequence ATGAAGTCAACAATATTCGCTATAAAAGGAAAAAATATACTTTGTCCGGGAGGATTTAAAAATGGTGCATTGCTGATAAGTGATACTAAAATAGTTGACTTTGTTGAGCATTTACCGGTAAACTTTCAAGGAGAAGTAATTGATGCTGCTGAGCAAATTGTAATGCCCGGATTAATCGATTGCCATGTGCACATTAATGAACCCGGTCGTAGCCATTGGGAAGGTTTCGATACTGCCTGTAAAGCAGCAGCGGCAGGCGGTATAACAAGCATGATAGAGATGCCTTTAAATGCTTCACCCGTTACGACTAACCGCAAAAATTTTGAAATTAAACTAACAGCTGCAGCGAATAAGTTGCATGTAAATTGCGGATTTTGGGGTGGAGTAGTACCCGACAATGAGCATGAATTAAACGATTTACTTGAAAGTGGTGTGTTTGGATTAAAGGCATTTTTAACACATTCAGGAATCGATGAATTTCCAAATACTACAGCTGCACATCTGCGCAATGCATTGCGAATTCTAAAAAAACACAATAAACCTTTGTTGGTTCATTGTGAGTTAGATGAACCACATTTGGATACAAAATTATTGGAAGAAACACCAAATAGTTATCAGGCTTATTTAAAATCTCGACCCAAAAGTTGGGAAAATAAGGCTGTTCAATTAATGATTGATTTATGCAGAGAGACACAAGCAGCTGTTCATTTAGTTCACATATCATCTGCTGAAGCTTTACCCTTAATTCGTGCAGCTAAGCATGAAGGACTTCCTATAACTGCCGAAACCTGCCCACAGTATTTGTGTCTCTTCGCTGAAATGATACAGGATGGGGCAACACACTTTAAATGTGCTCCTCCAATTCGAGAGAAGCAAAACAATGAATTTTTGTGGGAAGCACTAAAAGATGGAACCCTCGATTTTATTGTAACCGATCATTCTCCAGCACCTCCAGATATGAAGGAAACCAATTCAGGTAATTTTGCAAAAGCTTGGGGTGGAATAGCAGGATTGCAATTTCTTTTGCCACTAGTTTACACGGCAGCAAAAGAGCGTGGATTTACAATTGAGCAAATGGCTAAGTTAACTTCCTTTAATGTGGCGCAATTTATAGGAATGTCGCAAACTAAGGGTAAACTCCAAAGTGGCTACGATGCAGATATCGTGTGTTGGGATCCAACTAAAAGTTTTACAGTTGCTCAAGATTTAATTCATCACCGTCATAAAATTTGTCCTTACGAAGGAATGAAATTGTTTGGTGTTGTTCAACAATGCTGGGTAGCGGGAGAATTAGTTTTCGATGATGGAAATTTTTTACATTTGGAACAAGGGAAAATACTGCTAAAAAAGTGA
- the alc gene encoding allantoicase: MKSVVEIKKEQPSFCSYTNLASGRLGAEALLCSDDFFAEMQNLVLPGRGIFIADKYTDRGKWMDGWESRRKRTEGHDWCIVKLATPGIIHGLDIDTNYFLGNHPPFASVEACTNYTAQDAKSLNDATIQWKEILPKAALDAGSQNFFEIADKTVYTHLKLHIYPDGGVARLKVYGEVVKEWNSHKLDEIVDLAAALNGAKSVLCNDMFFSHMDNLILPGRGINMGDGWETKRNRTPNNRDWVIVRLAHVGTIKQVLIDTCHFKGNYPDACMIEGTTVKPVDESKLASTEINWTTLLPKAKLKADFEHYFEQELQNRGPFTHVRLSIFPDGGISRMRLFGNINK; the protein is encoded by the coding sequence ATGAAAAGTGTTGTAGAGATAAAAAAGGAACAACCCAGTTTTTGTAGTTATACGAATCTTGCTTCGGGCCGACTGGGAGCTGAAGCATTACTTTGCAGCGACGATTTTTTTGCTGAGATGCAAAATTTGGTCTTACCTGGAAGGGGGATTTTTATTGCCGATAAATACACCGACCGCGGAAAGTGGATGGATGGTTGGGAAAGTCGAAGAAAGCGAACTGAAGGACATGATTGGTGTATTGTTAAACTAGCAACACCCGGAATTATTCATGGATTGGATATTGATACAAATTATTTTTTAGGTAACCATCCGCCTTTCGCTTCTGTGGAAGCTTGCACAAATTACACAGCCCAAGATGCTAAATCATTGAATGATGCCACAATACAATGGAAGGAAATTTTACCAAAAGCAGCGTTAGATGCTGGTAGTCAAAACTTTTTTGAGATAGCAGATAAAACAGTTTACACACATTTGAAGTTGCACATTTATCCTGATGGTGGTGTTGCAAGGTTAAAAGTTTATGGTGAGGTAGTAAAGGAGTGGAATAGCCATAAGCTAGATGAAATTGTTGATTTGGCGGCAGCGCTTAATGGAGCAAAATCGGTACTTTGCAACGATATGTTTTTTTCACACATGGATAATTTGATCCTTCCTGGGCGTGGTATTAATATGGGTGATGGATGGGAAACCAAACGAAACCGCACTCCTAATAATCGCGATTGGGTAATAGTTCGTCTTGCGCATGTGGGAACTATTAAACAAGTATTAATTGATACCTGCCATTTCAAAGGAAATTATCCCGATGCTTGCATGATTGAAGGTACTACCGTTAAACCAGTAGATGAATCAAAATTAGCATCAACTGAAATTAACTGGACTACCTTATTGCCGAAAGCAAAATTGAAAGCCGATTTTGAACATTATTTTGAACAGGAGTTACAAAATCGCGGGCCTTTTACTCATGTGCGATTGTCGATTTTTCCGGATGGAGGTATTAGCCGTATGCGGTTATTTGGAAATATAAATAAGTAG
- the uraD gene encoding 2-oxo-4-hydroxy-4-carboxy-5-ureidoimidazoline decarboxylase, whose protein sequence is MKLVAFNQLSKAAAQTEFAKCCGASKWVNLLVEKMPFLSIEQLKLAADECWKQCNTKDYLEAFSHHPKIGDRSSLEQKFATTHKWASSEQSSVKDASATVIDQLAEANEAYEKKFGYIFIVCATGKSAEEMLKILTSRLANNPQEEILIAAAEQNKITHIRINKLLE, encoded by the coding sequence ATGAAATTAGTAGCGTTTAATCAACTTTCTAAAGCAGCAGCCCAAACTGAATTTGCGAAATGTTGCGGAGCTTCAAAATGGGTAAATTTGTTAGTTGAAAAAATGCCATTTTTATCAATTGAACAACTGAAATTGGCCGCTGATGAATGCTGGAAGCAATGTAATACGAAAGATTATTTAGAAGCATTTAGTCATCATCCCAAAATAGGAGACCGCTCATCCTTGGAGCAGAAATTTGCGACTACACATAAATGGGCATCGAGCGAACAGTCAAGTGTAAAGGATGCTAGTGCAACTGTTATTGATCAACTGGCTGAAGCAAATGAAGCATATGAAAAAAAGTTTGGCTACATATTTATTGTTTGTGCAACCGGTAAATCTGCTGAAGAAATGCTGAAAATACTTACAAGTAGATTAGCAAATAATCCACAAGAAGAAATACTTATTGCTGCTGCTGAACAAAACAAAATTACCCATATTCGAATTAATAAATTATTAGAATGA
- the uraH gene encoding hydroxyisourate hydrolase: MSQLTTHILDTCLGKPAEGIAVQLTQNNSGVWKIIANGVSNKDGRIADLLSDNLILAPGTYRLQFDTGAYFKKLQTRTFYPSVSIEFEINDTSHYHVPLLLNPYGYSTYRGS, from the coding sequence ATGAGTCAACTTACAACCCATATTTTAGATACTTGTTTAGGAAAACCTGCTGAAGGAATTGCAGTTCAACTCACACAAAATAATTCAGGTGTATGGAAAATTATTGCCAATGGGGTTTCAAACAAAGATGGGAGAATAGCAGATTTACTCTCCGACAATCTTATTTTAGCACCCGGAACTTACCGCCTTCAATTTGATACAGGAGCATATTTTAAAAAACTACAAACCAGAACATTTTATCCAAGTGTTAGCATTGAGTTTGAAATAAATGATACATCTCATTACCACGTTCCATTGTTGCTAAACCCCTATGGATATAGCACATACAGAGGATCTTGA
- a CDS encoding phosphoenolpyruvate kinase has translation MKLTIPEKAKLEILDELKLANLAFQAVYPGDLPHRQPVHTVYGGANLFKSDSTVKMGKAALKSFISNAPNFAILAKVLELKGHTSLPDTEAEVLALEERLNKLSDEQRKLDLAWLPYTVYNKIKAKLHSEAVEDFRIDFEDGFGNRPDDEEDATAVTAATELAKGMVDKTIPPFIGIRIKPFTEDLKYRGVRTLDIFVSTLLEKSGGKLPPNFVVMLPKVTIPEQIETIVKFFELLENAHQLPIGSLKMEMMVEATQAVMDADGKNPLLKLIKAGKGRCIAAHFGTYDYTASCNITARYQTMDHPVCDFAHHMTRVALGGTGIMLSDGATNVMPVGPHRGDSLTVEQEMENRRVVNNAWKLGYGHTMHSLINGFYQGWDLNPAQFPMRYAATYTFFLESYEDAAVRLRNFVEKAAQATLSGDVFDDAATGQGLLNYFLRALNCGAITEKEVLATGLTLDEIRSRSFYKILVGRRKK, from the coding sequence ATGAAATTAACCATTCCTGAAAAAGCAAAGCTTGAGATATTAGATGAATTAAAATTAGCCAACCTTGCATTTCAAGCAGTGTATCCCGGCGATTTACCACATCGTCAACCCGTGCACACAGTTTATGGAGGAGCTAATTTGTTTAAAAGCGACAGCACCGTTAAAATGGGTAAAGCTGCTTTAAAGAGTTTTATAAGCAATGCTCCTAATTTCGCTATATTGGCTAAGGTGCTTGAATTGAAAGGGCATACAAGTTTGCCTGATACAGAAGCCGAAGTATTGGCGTTGGAGGAACGTTTGAATAAACTAAGTGATGAGCAGCGTAAATTAGACTTAGCTTGGCTTCCTTACACAGTTTATAATAAGATTAAGGCCAAACTACATTCCGAAGCTGTTGAAGATTTTAGAATCGATTTTGAGGATGGTTTTGGAAATCGTCCTGATGATGAGGAAGATGCAACAGCTGTTACAGCAGCCACAGAATTAGCGAAGGGAATGGTTGATAAAACTATACCTCCGTTTATCGGTATTCGAATTAAACCATTTACTGAAGATTTAAAGTACCGAGGCGTGCGTACACTTGATATTTTTGTGAGCACCTTATTAGAAAAAAGTGGTGGGAAATTACCTCCAAATTTTGTGGTGATGTTACCCAAAGTTACCATTCCTGAACAAATTGAAACCATCGTTAAATTTTTTGAATTACTCGAAAATGCTCATCAATTGCCTATTGGTTCTCTTAAAATGGAAATGATGGTAGAAGCAACACAAGCAGTTATGGATGCAGATGGTAAAAACCCGCTTCTTAAATTAATTAAAGCAGGTAAGGGCCGTTGTATTGCTGCACATTTTGGAACCTATGATTATACCGCTTCTTGCAATATTACTGCACGGTATCAAACCATGGATCATCCGGTGTGTGATTTTGCACATCACATGACACGTGTTGCTCTAGGTGGAACAGGTATCATGCTTAGCGATGGAGCAACCAATGTAATGCCGGTTGGTCCGCATCGTGGTGATTCACTCACAGTTGAACAAGAGATGGAGAATAGAAGGGTGGTGAACAATGCTTGGAAACTTGGATATGGACATACCATGCATTCATTAATAAATGGATTTTATCAAGGTTGGGATTTAAATCCAGCGCAGTTCCCTATGCGCTATGCTGCTACCTACACCTTCTTTTTAGAGAGTTATGAAGATGCAGCAGTACGTTTACGAAATTTTGTGGAAAAAGCTGCACAGGCAACACTTTCGGGAGATGTATTTGATGATGCTGCTACCGGGCAAGGTTTATTAAATTATTTTTTACGTGCTTTAAATTGTGGTGCGATTACTGAAAAGGAAGTTCTTGCAACTGGTTTAACCCTAGATGAAATTCGCAGTCGCTCATTTTATAAAATCTTAGTAGGCAGGCGAAAAAAATAA
- a CDS encoding molybdopterin-dependent oxidoreductase produces MKNIDSYSHTRGESIYVDDIALLQGTLYAVAYDSKIAHGKIRHLSMDAAKAYPGVEAILTYRDIPGENQIGGIIPDEELLAEKEVHFCGMPIALVVAKSQEIAEAAAKLIVVDFEILEPTTDAREAARKNKLILPPRTFQIGDTASQWSNCAHIIEGIAESGGQEHLYIETQGAYALPLENDCIKIYSSTQGPTAVQRTVAKVLGVPMHKIEVDVTRLGGGFGGKEDQATTWAVMAALACKKLKRPVKCILDRMADLRMTGKRHPYSSDFKLGLSSDLKIIAYEATFYQNAGAAADLSPAVLERTLFHATNCYHIPHTKVTAYSCKTNLPPNTAFRGFGGPQGMFVIEAAITKAAEKLRIDASVIQKKNLLQDGNVFHYGQIVSGCEAHNCWDTATNIFQFEKERTAVNEFNKSNSLLKKGMAIMPICFGISFTKTLMNQARALVHVYTDGSVGISTGAVEMGQGVNTKMLQVASSIFSIASSKIKIETTNTTRVANTSPSAASATADLNGKATQLACEAIKKRLLKRAAAELNANENDLELKDECVLNKNVPTEITWNKLVMSCYLNRESLSESAHYSTPEINFDASKEKGHPFAYHVYGTALFIVTVDCLRGTYETDAVKIVHDYGESMNPFIDKGQIEGGLVQGIGWMTMEEVIYNKEGKLVSNALSTYKVPDIYSVPKEITIQPLKTKGSELAIFKSKAVGEPPLMYGIGAYFALRNAVLAFNPSVKMELNAPLTPEKILMNLYA; encoded by the coding sequence ATGAAAAATATTGACTCTTATTCACATACCCGAGGCGAATCAATTTATGTAGATGATATTGCTTTGCTGCAAGGAACATTATATGCTGTTGCCTACGATTCAAAAATTGCTCATGGAAAAATAAGGCATTTGTCAATGGATGCTGCTAAAGCATATCCCGGAGTTGAAGCAATACTGACTTATCGTGATATTCCCGGAGAAAATCAAATAGGCGGAATTATCCCAGATGAAGAATTACTTGCTGAAAAAGAAGTTCATTTTTGTGGAATGCCCATCGCATTGGTTGTTGCAAAAAGTCAGGAAATAGCTGAAGCAGCAGCAAAACTTATAGTAGTTGATTTTGAAATACTTGAACCCACCACGGATGCCAGGGAAGCCGCACGAAAGAATAAACTGATTTTACCACCACGTACTTTTCAAATTGGGGACACCGCTTCGCAATGGTCCAACTGCGCGCATATAATTGAAGGCATTGCTGAATCAGGAGGGCAAGAGCATTTGTATATTGAAACACAAGGAGCCTATGCCTTACCACTCGAAAATGACTGTATTAAAATTTACTCTTCTACACAAGGCCCAACTGCAGTTCAACGAACTGTTGCAAAAGTATTGGGTGTGCCCATGCATAAAATTGAAGTGGATGTTACACGTTTAGGTGGAGGATTTGGTGGTAAAGAAGATCAAGCAACTACTTGGGCAGTTATGGCAGCACTAGCCTGCAAAAAATTAAAACGTCCTGTAAAATGCATACTCGATAGAATGGCCGATTTGCGTATGACTGGAAAACGTCATCCCTATTCAAGCGATTTTAAATTAGGTTTATCTAGTGATTTAAAAATAATTGCATACGAAGCTACCTTTTATCAGAATGCAGGTGCAGCTGCTGATTTATCGCCAGCCGTACTAGAGCGCACTTTGTTTCATGCTACTAACTGTTACCATATTCCGCACACTAAAGTAACTGCTTATAGTTGTAAGACCAACTTACCTCCCAATACCGCATTTCGCGGTTTTGGAGGACCCCAAGGTATGTTTGTAATTGAGGCAGCTATAACAAAAGCTGCTGAAAAATTAAGAATTGATGCAAGTGTTATTCAGAAAAAAAATTTATTACAGGATGGAAATGTATTTCATTATGGACAAATTGTAAGTGGTTGCGAAGCCCATAACTGTTGGGATACAGCAACTAATATATTTCAATTTGAAAAAGAAAGAACAGCTGTTAATGAATTTAATAAAAGTAATTCACTGTTAAAAAAAGGGATGGCAATTATGCCCATTTGTTTTGGAATTTCTTTTACTAAAACACTTATGAATCAAGCTCGCGCTTTGGTGCATGTGTATACAGATGGAAGCGTAGGAATTAGTACCGGAGCAGTTGAAATGGGACAAGGAGTTAACACAAAAATGCTGCAAGTTGCTTCTAGTATTTTCTCCATCGCTAGTTCAAAAATAAAAATTGAAACCACCAACACCACACGTGTTGCAAACACCTCTCCTTCAGCTGCAAGTGCCACTGCCGATTTAAATGGAAAAGCAACGCAACTTGCTTGCGAAGCAATTAAAAAACGTCTCCTTAAACGTGCTGCTGCTGAATTAAACGCAAATGAAAACGATCTTGAATTAAAGGATGAATGCGTGTTGAATAAGAATGTTCCGACAGAAATTACTTGGAATAAATTAGTAATGTCATGTTACCTCAATCGCGAGAGCCTATCGGAAAGTGCGCACTATTCAACTCCTGAAATAAACTTTGATGCAAGTAAAGAAAAAGGACATCCATTTGCTTACCATGTTTACGGAACAGCTTTATTTATAGTAACAGTTGATTGCTTGCGTGGTACCTACGAAACGGATGCCGTAAAAATAGTTCATGATTATGGCGAAAGCATGAATCCCTTTATTGATAAAGGTCAAATTGAAGGTGGCTTAGTTCAAGGCATTGGATGGATGACAATGGAAGAAGTAATTTACAATAAGGAAGGTAAATTAGTTTCGAATGCATTGAGTACCTATAAAGTTCCCGATATTTATTCCGTTCCTAAAGAAATTACTATTCAACCACTAAAAACCAAAGGAAGCGAACTTGCAATTTTTAAATCGAAAGCAGTTGGTGAACCTCCTTTGATGTATGGCATTGGCGCTTACTTTGCGCTACGTAATGCAGTGTTGGCATTTAATCCGTCGGTTAAAATGGAATTAAATGCACCTTTGACTCCTGAAAAAATACTTATGAATTTGTATGCTTAG
- a CDS encoding (Fe-S)-binding protein, translating to MEKELVVPTMAECLAKGEVPEILFWVGCAGSFDDRAKKITKAIVRILTKAEVKFAVLGTEESCTGDPAKRAGNEFLFQMQAMTNIQVLNGYEVKKIVTGCPHCFNTLKNEYSELGGKYEVIHHTQLIQELLDSGKIKVEGGNFSGKKITFHDPCYLGRGNDVYEAPRELLGKLDAELVEMKRSRANGLCCGAGGAQMFKEAEKGNKEVNIERTEEALEVQPQVIATGCPFCMTMLRDGVKLKEQDQSTEVLDVAELIAKAADL from the coding sequence ATGGAGAAAGAACTGGTAGTACCAACAATGGCTGAATGCCTTGCTAAAGGAGAAGTTCCTGAAATATTATTTTGGGTAGGCTGCGCAGGTAGCTTTGACGATAGAGCAAAAAAAATTACCAAAGCAATTGTTCGCATTTTGACGAAAGCTGAAGTAAAATTTGCAGTGTTAGGTACTGAAGAATCGTGTACCGGAGACCCTGCAAAAAGAGCAGGAAACGAGTTCTTGTTTCAAATGCAAGCGATGACCAACATTCAAGTATTAAATGGTTATGAAGTAAAAAAAATAGTTACCGGATGTCCGCACTGCTTTAATACCTTAAAAAATGAATACTCCGAACTTGGTGGAAAGTATGAAGTAATACACCACACGCAATTGATTCAAGAATTGTTGGATTCCGGAAAAATAAAAGTGGAAGGTGGAAATTTTTCAGGTAAGAAAATTACCTTTCACGATCCTTGTTACTTAGGTAGAGGAAATGATGTATACGAGGCTCCACGTGAATTGCTTGGTAAGCTGGATGCTGAATTAGTTGAAATGAAACGTTCACGAGCCAATGGATTATGCTGCGGCGCTGGCGGTGCTCAAATGTTTAAGGAAGCCGAGAAAGGTAACAAAGAAGTAAACATTGAACGAACCGAGGAAGCGCTTGAAGTGCAACCTCAAGTAATTGCAACCGGTTGCCCATTTTGTATGACCATGTTACGTGACGGCGTGAAACTAAAAGAACAGGATCAATCTACTGAGGTTTTGGATGTTGCTGAACTAATTGCAAAAGCAGCTGATTTATAA
- a CDS encoding SIMPL domain-containing protein, which produces MENKKYISTLLIAIAIVISAAILGGAFKNRNNYTQKISVTGLGSRDFVSDLIVWTGSFSRSSFELKQAYQLLNNDRELIQKYFTSKGVIETELIFSSVTISKNYDDLFDNVGRLTGRKFTGYTLNQSITIESKEVEKIENLSREVTELINQGIEFYSENPRYYYTKLAALKVEMISEATKDARSRAQSIAENAGNKLGNLKNASMGVFQIVGQNAGEDYSWGGTFNTSSKRKTASITLNCDFEIN; this is translated from the coding sequence ATGGAAAACAAAAAATATATTTCTACATTACTTATTGCAATTGCTATTGTTATCTCAGCTGCAATATTAGGAGGAGCCTTTAAAAATAGGAATAATTACACACAAAAAATTTCTGTAACAGGTTTAGGTTCTCGCGATTTTGTTTCTGATTTGATAGTTTGGACAGGTAGTTTTAGCCGATCCTCTTTTGAATTAAAACAGGCTTATCAATTGCTTAACAATGATCGCGAATTAATTCAAAAGTACTTTACATCCAAAGGAGTTATTGAAACAGAACTTATTTTTTCTTCTGTCACAATTTCAAAAAATTATGATGATTTATTTGACAATGTAGGTCGGTTAACCGGACGAAAATTTACTGGGTATACCTTAAACCAAAGCATTACCATAGAATCGAAGGAGGTTGAAAAAATCGAAAATCTTTCACGAGAAGTAACCGAATTAATTAATCAGGGAATTGAGTTCTATTCCGAAAATCCCCGCTACTATTATACTAAATTAGCTGCGTTAAAAGTGGAAATGATTTCGGAAGCCACAAAAGATGCACGTAGTAGAGCGCAAAGCATTGCTGAAAATGCAGGGAATAAGCTGGGCAATTTAAAAAATGCAAGTATGGGTGTCTTTCAAATTGTAGGACAAAATGCAGGAGAAGATTATTCTTGGGGAGGTACTTTTAATACATCTTCAAAACGAAAAACAGCATCCATTACACTTAACTGTGATTTTGAAATAAACTAA
- a CDS encoding (Fe-S)-binding protein, producing the protein MNWIDNLIFCVLLAGGIYWFARNASKIRRNILLGRALTISDNISERWKLMAKVAIGQSKMVVRPVAGILHIFVYVGFIIINIEVLEILIDGIFGTHRIFAFMGHFYYLLIASFEFLALLVIVGCAIFLIRRYVIKLKRFMNKELDGWPRNDAAIILTTEIVLMSAFLIMNAADGVMMSYGKLSGGILFPEFADAAAKIFGEQGQVGKGLYFPVSAYLTGFLPSNPIALHYIERVCWWFHILGIIAFLNYIPYSKHFHILLAFPTVFYSNLKPKGKFSNLESVTNEVKLMLDPSAVPPASDAPPAKFGAKDVPDLSWKQLMDAYSCTECGRCTSNCPANQTGKLLSPRKIMMDTRDRMEEIGKGIDKNGANYSDSKALVGDYITAEELWACTTCNACTEACPINIDPLSIIIDLRRYLVMEQSDAPAALNAMFTNIENNGAPWQFSPADRLNWKNE; encoded by the coding sequence ATGAATTGGATAGATAACCTAATATTTTGTGTGCTTCTGGCAGGTGGTATTTATTGGTTTGCCCGAAATGCCTCGAAAATTAGAAGAAATATTCTTCTGGGCAGAGCGCTTACTATTTCTGACAACATAAGCGAACGATGGAAATTGATGGCAAAAGTAGCCATTGGTCAAAGCAAAATGGTGGTGCGGCCGGTTGCCGGAATACTGCACATATTTGTTTATGTTGGTTTTATCATCATTAATATAGAAGTACTCGAAATATTGATAGATGGAATTTTTGGTACCCATCGCATATTTGCCTTTATGGGACACTTCTATTACCTGTTAATTGCCTCCTTCGAATTCCTTGCTTTACTTGTAATAGTGGGTTGCGCTATATTCCTTATTCGCAGGTATGTGATAAAATTAAAACGCTTTATGAACAAAGAGTTAGATGGCTGGCCTAGAAATGATGCTGCTATAATTTTGACTACCGAAATAGTGTTGATGTCGGCATTTTTAATAATGAATGCTGCCGATGGGGTAATGATGAGTTACGGCAAATTAAGTGGCGGTATTTTATTCCCTGAATTTGCAGACGCTGCAGCAAAAATATTTGGTGAACAAGGTCAAGTTGGAAAAGGTTTATACTTTCCGGTAAGTGCTTATTTAACGGGATTTTTGCCAAGTAACCCTATAGCATTACATTATATTGAAAGAGTTTGTTGGTGGTTTCACATACTTGGAATAATTGCCTTTTTAAATTACATTCCCTATTCAAAACACTTCCACATTTTACTTGCCTTCCCAACTGTTTTTTACTCAAATTTGAAACCTAAAGGGAAATTTTCAAATCTCGAATCAGTAACTAATGAGGTAAAATTGATGCTCGATCCAAGTGCAGTGCCTCCAGCTAGTGATGCACCTCCAGCAAAATTTGGAGCCAAGGATGTTCCTGATTTAAGTTGGAAACAATTAATGGACGCATATAGTTGTACTGAATGTGGTCGTTGCACAAGCAATTGCCCAGCCAATCAAACCGGCAAACTTTTGTCGCCACGTAAAATAATGATGGATACGAGAGACCGTATGGAAGAAATTGGGAAAGGGATAGATAAAAACGGTGCAAATTATAGCGATTCAAAGGCCTTAGTTGGCGACTATATAACTGCAGAAGAACTTTGGGCTTGTACAACCTGTAATGCATGCACCGAAGCTTGTCCGATTAATATTGATCCACTCTCTATTATTATCGATTTACGAAGATACCTGGTTATGGAGCAATCGGATGCACCAGCCGCGTTGAATGCCATGTTTACAAATATTGAAAACAATGGAGCTCCGTGGCAATTTTCACCCGCCGACCGTTTAAATTGGAAAAATGAATAA